In the Flavobacterium sp. 90 genome, AATTACAACAACTTTTATAAGAACACCTACAAGTTGATTAGGCGTTTCAGTTGGTAAAGTATCAACTTTCTTCCTGTTTTTAATAGTTTGAAGAATGATTGAAATTGGGAAAACTAAAAAAAATAAAACAAACAAACCATCAGAAATCAATTGTGAAATCGAGAAAAAACGAATCATATAGGATGAAATAGAACCTAACATCCACAATTGCCATATTCCGCCTAATACTGTTGGCACAATTGCGATCATCGTTATATTCTCTTTTATTTTTTTATAAGAACTATTTAGATATTCGTTCATCCGTTTTTTCTTTCAAACATACTAAAAAATACTTATTCGTGTTATTATTAATAATATTTTAAAAGCTAATTTTTAACACGATACTTCTTCTCATAATAATTTCTTATTCTTTCATTGAAGTATAAAATCGTTCACTATTGAGAATACTATAATCCTTTTTTAAATTTGTTTGAAACGAAAAGAAGTTTTGCTTCTCTATAAAAGCCTACTATTATGAAACTACAGCATATCCAAATTCTAACCAACAATATTCAGCAAACTGCCAAATTTTACAACGACATTCTGGAACTCCCAATTATAGAAAAAACATCAAAATCCGTTACCATTAAAGCAGGAAATTCGATCTTAAAATTTGTAGAAAATCCTGATTTTAATTCGATGTATCATTTTGCTTTTAATATTCCTGAGAATAAACTTGAGGAAGCAATTGCATGGTGCAACGACAAAATAGATTTAGTAATAATTGAAGATAAACGTATCATCGCGAATTTTGAAACCTGGAATGCAAATGCGGTTTATTTTTACGATAACAATGGTAATTTATTAGAGTTTATTGCCAGACATGATCTCGATAATTCACAGATAAAACAATTCAGTTCTAAGTCGATATTGAATATTAGCGAAATTGGTCTTGCAAACGAAGATCCAATAGAATTAGGAACACAATTAATAGAAGATTATAATCTTTCTTTTTTTGCTAAAAACTTTAATAGTGAAGCTTTTGCAGCCATTGGTGATGACGAAGGATTACTAATAATCGTCAAGCCAAATCGAAATTGGTATCCTACTCAAACGCCTTCTAAAAGTAATAAAACAGAAATCAGGATTGAAAACAATAACGATTCTATCCATTTATCTTTCGAATAAAAAAGTTAGAAAAAACATTTATCTTTATAATTGTAATTTAAATAAGAATAAAAATGCCATTTGTCCGAATCAGCCTTCTTAAGAAACTTTCGCTGGAAACTAAAAACAATATTTCAGAATCGATTCATCATGCTTTAATAGAAGAATTTCATATTCCGAAAGATGATTATTTTCATGTAATTGAAGAATTAGAACCTCATCAGATAAAATATCCTGAAAGTTATCTTGGTGTTTCACATTCTGATGCTATTGTTTATGTTCAAATAACAGCCGGACAAGGCAGAACACGTGAACAAAAGACGAAATTATACCATCAAATTGCAACCAAAATTTCGACCTCAACAGAAATCCTGATTAACAATGTTATTATTGTTTTAATGGAAAATAATGGTCTTGAAAATTGGTCTTTTGGAAATGGAGAAATTCAAATATCTGCACATTTAAAGAATTTATAACTTTTTGACAGCATATAATTCATCTTCTTGTTTTACTTGGCGCATAAAAAATTAAATACCTAGATATGGTGAATAAATCCCTAGCAAAGACACAAAATCGCAAAGATTTTGTCATTTCGACGGAGGAGAAATCTCTGCGAGAAGCTCGACAAAGTTTGGATTCTCGTTGCGGAGTTACTTGCGGAAATTTCTCCTCCGTCGAAATGAGAACATTGTGTTTAAACTTTGCGTCTTAGCGCCTTTGCGAGATTAATTTATTTTCTAAAAAGCTTCGCCAATTCTAAAATAAAGTCCCCAATCTCCTTTTCCAACGGCGGCATCAAGTCCAACATTAAATTTTTCGGTTTTGAATGCTCTGTAACGAATACCGGCTCCGGCTCCGGGATATAATTTCCAGTTGAAACTTTCTGTATCTGAACCATAAATTGTAGCCACACCCGCAAACCCTACAACTCCAATTTTTTTAGCAAAATTATAGCGATATTCTGCTTGTAAATCGATAAGTCCGTCGCCGCGATATTTCCCTTCAGAATAACCTCTGATATCTTCATTACCAATCGTTACTTGTTGTTCGAACGCAATATTTCCTAACCCAAACTTACCCGAAAAACGAGCTGCAAGAACATCAACTCCATTTCGCATTGGAAAATATTTATTAAACTCTGAGAGAATTTTATTGGCACTGACATCATTTCCAAACCATTCCGGATAAGTAAGCCATCGCAATTTTATTTTATCTCCTTTGGTAGGATAATAAACGGCATCGCGGGTATCATAAAGCATTAGCAACTGCAATCCATTTGTATGTGTTACAGAAGTTGGCTGAACATCGTCTTCGTATTTGGTGTCATAATGTGCATAGGCGTAACCAAATCCTGCATAAAATGCTTTTATTATTTTACGTTGTAGACTGAAGTTTATTATCGTGGTTTTGGTTCCGTAATTATAGAAATCCGGCGTATCAATATCATCCACAAAATACTGCGCATTTTTATTTCCGTTTGCCAGAAACAATTGTGCACGCCAGCGATCTTCTTTAAAATACCATTTATTGAATGAGGCAATAAAATAGGATTTATTGGTCGCATATACAGCCGAAATTCCAGATAAAGATTTAGGAGAAATAGTATCTGTTTTGTCTAGCTTGAACATCATCATCGGGATTGCTCCAAACATAAAATCAAGAGTACGATTGTAGTTAAGATAAGGCATTACATTAAAATCAATATTCTTGTTTTTTTTCTTGGATGTTCCGCTACTGTCAGCACTTTTTGTTTGTGTCCACGCCAGCGAACAATTTAAAAATAATACTATGCACAGGAAAAGTATTTTCTTCATAATTTTACTTTTGAGGTATAAAACAAAGCTAGTACATCGATTAAAAA is a window encoding:
- a CDS encoding VOC family protein → MKLQHIQILTNNIQQTAKFYNDILELPIIEKTSKSVTIKAGNSILKFVENPDFNSMYHFAFNIPENKLEEAIAWCNDKIDLVIIEDKRIIANFETWNANAVYFYDNNGNLLEFIARHDLDNSQIKQFSSKSILNISEIGLANEDPIELGTQLIEDYNLSFFAKNFNSEAFAAIGDDEGLLIIVKPNRNWYPTQTPSKSNKTEIRIENNNDSIHLSFE
- a CDS encoding tautomerase family protein, translating into MPFVRISLLKKLSLETKNNISESIHHALIEEFHIPKDDYFHVIEELEPHQIKYPESYLGVSHSDAIVYVQITAGQGRTREQKTKLYHQIATKISTSTEILINNVIIVLMENNGLENWSFGNGEIQISAHLKNL
- a CDS encoding BamA/TamA family outer membrane protein yields the protein MKKILFLCIVLFLNCSLAWTQTKSADSSGTSKKKNKNIDFNVMPYLNYNRTLDFMFGAIPMMMFKLDKTDTISPKSLSGISAVYATNKSYFIASFNKWYFKEDRWRAQLFLANGNKNAQYFVDDIDTPDFYNYGTKTTIINFSLQRKIIKAFYAGFGYAYAHYDTKYEDDVQPTSVTHTNGLQLLMLYDTRDAVYYPTKGDKIKLRWLTYPEWFGNDVSANKILSEFNKYFPMRNGVDVLAARFSGKFGLGNIAFEQQVTIGNEDIRGYSEGKYRGDGLIDLQAEYRYNFAKKIGVVGFAGVATIYGSDTESFNWKLYPGAGAGIRYRAFKTEKFNVGLDAAVGKGDWGLYFRIGEAF